Genomic window (Lycium barbarum isolate Lr01 chromosome 2, ASM1917538v2, whole genome shotgun sequence):
TTACATAATTATTTGTCTTTTAAGTGACACAAAGAAACTTGAATTAACTCTCGTCATGTAACATGGGACGCTCACGTAGTGATCGTACTCATATTCAATTATCAGTACGACCACGATTAGGTGTAAATGTTAAGGAAATTGCGAGAGTTAATTCAAATTCTTGGTATATTCACTAGAAATGCAATTAATTACATTAAATCTTATccctaaatctttttttttttttggtcaaaactgaaaaaaaattatttcaaccAAGTAGAATTTTTACACAGCCTGCTCATTGGACTATAGAGACAGGACCTCAAGCAGAACCTATGAGCCTAAACATTTCTATGTTACCGATCTACTGTCCACTAGCTAAACTTTCACCTGCCAAAGGTTACATTTATTTAGCTTCTTTTAGTAAATCAGTAGCCATCTAACATGGAAAACTATTTAATTTAACTAAGCAGTCATGCCATTTACAATACTGTTGGCCTGCAATATGTATTTGCAGTGCTATTTCTCTCGTTCTATCCATACTGCTCCTGCTTGTTTGTTGGAATCGTCTAGCATTTCTTTCTCTCCAAACATGATAGACAGTAGCTGTAAAAACAAATCCCAATATCGTCCACTTAGGATTCTTGTTGTTCACTCGTTTTGCCATCCACTGAACCTCCGTGTTCCAGTCCCCTATTGGCCTTTGGATCTCCATCCAATGTAGTAAGGTCTGCCAAATAAACTTGGAATACGAACATTCAAAGAACAGGTGTCGATGGTTTTCAGTGGCGCCAATCGTACATAGCTTGCATATTGGATCAACTTGTATCCCCCAATGAGCCAGTCTATCAGTTGTAGCCAGCCTATTCTGGATTGCCATCCAGAGAATAAATTGTTGTCTGGGTATGGGACCTTTTAGAAGAACCAGTGTTTTCCATTGGACTTTTGGGTATTGAGGAATAGAAGCCTGGTAAGCCTGTTTAATGCTGAATTTGCCTCCTACTGAAAATTTGTCGAGGTCGTCCAGATTCGGCCTCCATTTCCTGGCATCGAATATTTTCCTTACTAGCCATGTGGCCTGCTTTGGTGTAGCCATGTACTGTGGATTTCTGTTTTTTATGTAGTGTATATGTATCCAGCGTACCCTAAATCTTTACTTctaccatttttttttattttcttcaatctcatatataaaatatttttgtcttTTAAGTGACGCAAGGAAACTTGAATTAACTGTCGTCATCTAACATGGGCAGCTCACGTAGTGATCGTACTGATATGCAAATATCAGTACAAATACAATTGAGCGTAAATGTTAAAGAAATTGCAAGAGTTAGTTCATATTTTTAGTCTACTCACTAGAAATGCAATTAATCACCTACACCCTATGACTAAATCTTTACACTTTTCACTTTGTTTTTTACTTGTTTTATTTACATAAAAGTTTGTCCTTTATGTAAAAGTTTTATTTTACTTGTTTTATTTACATCAAATTCTTAGTATATTCGCTAGAAATTCAATTAATTACTTACACCCTATCCCTAAATCTTTAAACTTTTCACTTTGTTTTTTACATTCTTGTTTCATTTACATAATTGTTTGTCTTTTAAGTGACGCTAGGAAACTTGAATTAATTCTTGCCATCTAACATGGGCAGCTCACGTAGTAATCGTACACATATTCAAATATCAGTACGACCACAATTGAACTGAAATGTTAAAGAAATTTCAAGAGTTAGTTCAAATTCTAAGTATATTCACT
Coding sequences:
- the LOC132628929 gene encoding uncharacterized protein LOC132628929; protein product: MATPKQATWLVRKIFDARKWRPNLDDLDKFSVGGKFSIKQAYQASIPQYPKVQWKTLVLLKGPIPRQQFILWMAIQNRLATTDRLAHWGIQVDPICKLCTIGATENHRHLFFECSYSKFIWQTLLHWMEIQRPIGDWNTEVQWMAKRVNNKNPKWTILGFVFTATVYHVWRERNARRFQQTSRSSMDRTREIALQIHIAGQQYCESLASGQ